TGGCGCCGGTGACCATCGCGGGCGGGGCCGCCGGCGCGGTGCTGCTGCTGACCACCCCGGCCGACGCGTTCGAGAAGGTGGTTCCGATCCTGCTCGCCCTGGCCTCGGTGGCGATCGTCGCTCCGCGCGGCACACCCCATCCCGGGCGACGGCGCCGACTCGTTGTGGTGGCGGAGAGCGTCGCGATCTTCGGAATCGCGTTGTACGGAGGCTATTTCGGTGCCGCGGCGGGCGTGCTGTTCCTGGCGCTGCTGCTCAACGCGGGAGCCGACAGCCTCGCGCACGCCAATGCCGCCAAGAACATCCTGCTCGGGCTGGCCAACACCGTTGCGGCGGTGCTGTTCGCGTTCCTCGCGCCGGTGCACTGGCTCGCCGTCATCCCGCTGGGCGCCGGCTGCCTGATCGGATCCCGGCTGGGACCTGTGGTGGTCCGGCGCGCTCCGGGCACCCCGCTGCGCATCCTCATCGGTGTCGCGGGTCTGGTGCTGGCGGTCAAACTCGGGATCGACGCGTACTGACCGGGGTCAGCGAGACCAGCAGCACGCCAAGGGCAAAGGCGATGCTGATGGCGAGGGGGAATCGCCCGCCGGGGGCGAATCCGAGTGTCGCGAACACCGAGATGGTCACCGCGATCGTCAGCGTGCCGGCGAACAACAACCCTTCGCCGAGCCGGTATGGGATCGCCACTGCGACCGTGGGCAGCGGCGCCGAGAACACTCTGCGGCCCCACCACAACAACAGCAGCTCGATCGCCGCCACCACCGCAAGGATCGCCACCCACTCCAGCCGGAACCACCACCAGGCCGCGGTGCCGAGTGTCGGTTGCGGCAGCAGCCCGGTCGGATACCCGGCGACCGCCACGATGACGACCGGGACCATGTGCCATAGATAGAGAGCCATCACGTTGTCGTTGGCGATGGTCAGAAGGCGCTGCGTACGAACGGATTTCACCATCCGGTTCACCGTGGGCGCCACCGCCAGAGCCACCCCGGCCTGCACCCCGCCGAGCGCCAGCAGCGCCAGATTGGGCGGTCCGGTGTTGTTCACCACCGCGCCCGGGACCCCGATCATGCTGACCGGATAGGGCCCGACGGTGACCGCCAGCGCCAGCACGATCGCCGACAGAACGGCCACCGCGATCGCCGCGCGCCGGCACAGTGTACCGTCGTGCCAGGCGATGCCGAGCTGGTAGAGCACCCCCCAGACCAGCAGATAGTTCAGCCAGCCGACGTAGGGCAGGTGCGCGCCGATGCTCGCCACATCCACCGCCGCGACCGCGAGCGTCATCGCGAA
This is a stretch of genomic DNA from Mycobacterium sp. ELW1. It encodes these proteins:
- a CDS encoding sulfite exporter TauE/SafE family protein encodes the protein MLIAGVLGGLTGSIAGLASVATYPALLAIGLPPVTANMTNTVALVFNGIGSAWGSRPELVGQGRFITRMAPVTIAGGAAGAVLLLTTPADAFEKVVPILLALASVAIVAPRGTPHPGRRRRLVVVAESVAIFGIALYGGYFGAAAGVLFLALLLNAGADSLAHANAAKNILLGLANTVAAVLFAFLAPVHWLAVIPLGAGCLIGSRLGPVVVRRAPGTPLRILIGVAGLVLAVKLGIDAY
- a CDS encoding acyltransferase family protein; this translates as MTDTATTTTARNHAFDLYRVVALVFVVIGHWIAAALTYSDGGFWRDNPLVDMPWTQWLTWIFQVVPVFFVVAGYASAVSWTQRTSDESRQAWLRRRLVRPLGPTVVYVVFALLVVAVLGRVGVAGAELDFGAWAVAMHLWFLGIYVVVVALTPVAVAAHRRWGKWVPFAMTLAVAAVDVASIGAHLPYVGWLNYLLVWGVLYQLGIAWHDGTLCRRAAIAVAVLSAIVLALAVTVGPYPVSMIGVPGAVVNNTGPPNLALLALGGVQAGVALAVAPTVNRMVKSVRTQRLLTIANDNVMALYLWHMVPVVIVAVAGYPTGLLPQPTLGTAAWWWFRLEWVAILAVVAAIELLLLWWGRRVFSAPLPTVAVAIPYRLGEGLLFAGTLTIAVTISVFATLGFAPGGRFPLAISIAFALGVLLVSLTPVSTRRSRV